Proteins encoded by one window of Dietzia sp. B32:
- the sucB gene encoding 2-oxoglutarate dehydrogenase, E2 component, dihydrolipoamide succinyltransferase — MAFSVQMPALGESVSEGTVTRWLKKEGDTVEVDEPLLEVSTDKVDTEIPSPAAGTLKKIVAEEDETVEIGGELAVIDDGSGGSDDADSGDADDSDDQADDSADDSDEPADEPAEKSGSSSKSGGNKGGGKGTDVVMPELGESVTEGTITNWLKSVGDTVEMDEPLLEVSTDKVDTEIPSPVAGTLQKIVAEEDETVEVGAVLAVIGDGDAGNDDDSDDQDADDDADDQSAEDQNATDAKDEGVDASDEDEVPEDTPEKEKKAAAEAEAKSEEKAEKKSEKSSGDSSSGDLPKRAEPAAAAKSGTSPYVTPLVRKLAQEHGVDLDSVKGTGIGGRIRKQDVLAAAEGSGSDSGSAAPAAEKATTGGPSTAGVRPELAELRGTTKKANRIRKITAKKTRESLQQTAQLTQVFEVDMTRVAQLRSQVKEQFADKHGAKLSYLPFYAKAVVEALVSHPNVNASYNEDTNEITYHGSVNLGIAVDTEAGLLSPVIQNAQDLDIPGLAKAIIDLAERARASKLTPDDLQGGTFTITNIGSEGALFDTPILVPPQAAMLGTGAIVRRPVVDADADGESIAIRSMGFMPLTYDHRLIDGADAGRFLTTVKDRLEKAEFDSDLDL; from the coding sequence ATGGCCTTCTCCGTACAGATGCCGGCTCTCGGTGAATCCGTCAGCGAGGGCACGGTTACCCGCTGGCTCAAGAAGGAGGGGGACACGGTCGAGGTCGACGAGCCGTTGCTCGAGGTCTCCACCGACAAGGTCGACACCGAGATCCCGTCGCCCGCGGCCGGCACGCTGAAGAAGATCGTCGCCGAGGAGGACGAGACCGTCGAGATCGGCGGGGAGCTCGCGGTCATCGACGACGGCTCCGGCGGATCCGATGACGCCGACTCCGGGGATGCCGACGACTCCGACGATCAGGCCGACGACTCCGCGGACGACTCCGACGAGCCCGCCGACGAGCCCGCCGAGAAGTCCGGCAGCAGCAGCAAGAGCGGCGGTAACAAGGGCGGCGGCAAGGGCACCGACGTGGTCATGCCCGAACTCGGCGAGTCCGTCACCGAGGGCACCATCACCAACTGGCTCAAGTCCGTCGGCGACACCGTCGAGATGGACGAGCCCCTGCTCGAGGTCTCCACCGACAAGGTCGACACCGAGATCCCCTCCCCCGTCGCCGGCACCCTCCAGAAGATCGTGGCCGAGGAGGACGAGACCGTCGAGGTCGGAGCCGTCCTCGCCGTCATCGGCGACGGCGACGCCGGAAACGACGACGACTCCGACGATCAGGACGCCGACGACGACGCCGACGACCAGTCGGCCGAGGATCAGAACGCGACCGACGCCAAGGACGAGGGCGTGGACGCCTCCGACGAGGACGAGGTCCCCGAGGACACCCCGGAGAAGGAGAAGAAGGCGGCCGCCGAGGCGGAGGCCAAGTCCGAGGAGAAGGCCGAGAAGAAGTCGGAGAAGTCCTCCGGCGACTCGTCGTCCGGTGACCTGCCGAAGCGGGCCGAGCCCGCGGCGGCCGCGAAGTCCGGGACCTCGCCGTACGTCACCCCGCTCGTGCGCAAGCTCGCGCAGGAGCACGGGGTCGACCTCGACTCGGTCAAGGGCACCGGCATCGGCGGCCGCATCCGCAAGCAGGACGTCCTCGCGGCGGCCGAGGGTTCGGGTTCCGACTCCGGGTCCGCGGCCCCGGCGGCCGAGAAGGCGACCACCGGCGGCCCGTCCACGGCCGGCGTGCGCCCCGAGCTCGCCGAGCTGCGGGGCACCACCAAGAAGGCCAACCGGATCCGCAAGATCACAGCGAAGAAGACCCGCGAGTCGCTGCAGCAGACCGCGCAGCTCACGCAGGTCTTCGAGGTGGACATGACCCGGGTGGCGCAGCTGCGTTCGCAGGTCAAGGAGCAGTTCGCCGACAAGCACGGCGCCAAGCTCTCGTACCTGCCGTTCTACGCCAAGGCGGTCGTCGAGGCCCTCGTGTCGCACCCGAACGTCAACGCCTCCTACAACGAGGACACCAACGAGATCACCTACCACGGTTCGGTGAACCTCGGGATCGCCGTGGACACCGAGGCGGGGCTGCTCTCCCCGGTCATCCAGAACGCCCAGGACCTGGACATCCCGGGGCTGGCCAAGGCGATCATCGACCTGGCCGAGCGGGCGCGGGCGTCGAAGCTCACCCCGGACGACCTCCAGGGCGGCACGTTCACCATCACCAACATCGGCAGCGAGGGGGCCCTGTTCGACACCCCGATCCTCGTCCCGCCGCAGGCGGCGATGCTGGGCACCGGCGCGATCGTGCGGCGGCCCGTCGTGGACGCGGACGCCGACGGCGAGTCGATCGCCATCCGGTCCATGGGCTTCATGCCCCTGACCTACGATCACCGCCTGATCGACGGTGCCGACGCCGGCCGCTTCCTCACCACGGTGAAGGACCGGTTGGAGAAGGCCGAGTTCGACAGTGACCTCGATCTGTAG
- a CDS encoding oxidoreductase, producing MGIRDLFGRRGPRIPADPADLDHLRRWCRTRVGVEAYLEPETLVSVPGLCLVAFDGEWTRRPVGDVATARRLAAQLKLPLFDAAVQGYPRRMRDYEEVRIKRERRERAERLREQMREADGR from the coding sequence GTGGGTATCCGTGACCTGTTCGGACGTCGTGGGCCGCGGATCCCGGCGGATCCGGCCGATCTCGATCACCTGCGCCGGTGGTGCCGTACCCGCGTTGGCGTCGAGGCCTATCTCGAGCCGGAGACCCTCGTCTCGGTCCCCGGACTGTGCCTCGTGGCCTTCGACGGCGAATGGACCCGCAGGCCCGTCGGCGACGTGGCCACCGCGCGCAGGCTCGCGGCGCAGCTCAAGCTTCCCCTGTTCGACGCCGCCGTCCAGGGCTACCCCCGGCGGATGCGCGACTACGAGGAGGTCCGCATCAAGCGCGAGCGGCGCGAACGCGCCGAGCGCCTCCGCGAGCAGATGCGCGAAGCCGACGGGCGCTAG